One genomic window of Niveibacterium sp. SC-1 includes the following:
- a CDS encoding chloride channel protein, with amino-acid sequence MSSPSLPPHSHAGNPPLDVAPSLAPTLQAAHMPQRGGGLAPGVLRICGWAALLGLVAAGVAWLLLDLIARITQLAYFQHWSGVPVSPAGHGLGAWAVAIPVVGGVIVGLMARYGAKAIRGHGIPEAMEQILTNDSRIAPRMSFLKPFSAAIAIGTGGPFGAEGPIIATGGALGSVLGQWLRITPSERKTLLAAGAVAGMAAIFDAPIAAIALAIELLLFEFRARSLLPICVAVVVATLMRKLIWGSAPLFAMSGIVAPGAGALLLCVLIGALIGLASVGATRLVYAVEDAFAHLPIHWMWWPAIGGLAVGLIGLVAPRTLGVGYENIEAALGGQMALGALLALCLFKFLSWVLALGSGTSGGTLAPLFTVGSCLGAALGLLAGMLLPGLGLDPRLAALVGMAAMFAGASRALLTSVIFAFETTHQSGALLPLLAGCTAAYLVSARAMSTTIMTEKIFRRGVRVPTDYQADFLEGVRVDAVCTRDVVCLASGQTLKEARAYIEAEPLRLHQGYPVLDARGGLAGVLTRRDLLDPQRDLTTLLAELIRRPAVTIGGSHSLREAADHMVTEGVGRLVVVTEENPGRMIGILTRGDLLGAHVERLRQNREARRHALLPWRKGVSAG; translated from the coding sequence ATGTCTTCGCCCTCCCTGCCGCCGCACAGCCATGCCGGCAACCCGCCGCTCGATGTGGCCCCCTCGCTTGCGCCCACGCTCCAGGCCGCCCATATGCCCCAGCGTGGTGGCGGACTCGCGCCCGGCGTGCTGCGGATCTGCGGCTGGGCGGCCTTGCTCGGCCTGGTCGCCGCCGGCGTGGCCTGGCTGTTGCTCGACCTGATCGCGCGGATCACGCAGCTCGCCTACTTCCAGCACTGGAGCGGCGTGCCGGTCTCGCCTGCGGGCCATGGGCTGGGCGCCTGGGCCGTGGCGATACCGGTGGTCGGCGGGGTGATCGTCGGGCTGATGGCGCGCTATGGCGCCAAGGCGATCCGCGGCCACGGCATCCCCGAGGCGATGGAGCAGATCCTCACCAACGACAGCCGCATCGCGCCGCGAATGAGTTTTCTCAAGCCGTTCTCGGCCGCGATCGCGATCGGCACCGGCGGGCCCTTCGGCGCGGAAGGGCCGATCATCGCGACCGGCGGCGCGCTCGGCTCGGTGCTCGGCCAATGGCTCAGGATCACGCCGAGCGAGCGCAAGACCTTGCTCGCGGCGGGCGCGGTGGCCGGCATGGCGGCGATCTTCGATGCGCCGATCGCGGCGATCGCGCTGGCGATCGAGCTGCTGCTCTTCGAATTCCGTGCGCGCTCGCTGCTGCCGATCTGCGTGGCCGTGGTGGTCGCGACCCTGATGCGCAAACTGATCTGGGGCAGCGCGCCGCTCTTCGCCATGAGCGGGATCGTCGCGCCCGGCGCGGGTGCGCTGCTGCTCTGCGTGCTCATCGGTGCGCTGATCGGCCTGGCCAGCGTGGGCGCCACGCGTCTCGTCTACGCGGTGGAGGATGCCTTCGCGCATCTGCCCATCCACTGGATGTGGTGGCCTGCGATCGGCGGACTGGCCGTCGGGCTGATCGGCCTCGTCGCACCGCGCACCCTCGGCGTCGGCTACGAGAACATCGAGGCTGCGCTGGGTGGCCAGATGGCGCTGGGCGCGCTGCTCGCGCTGTGCCTGTTCAAGTTCCTCTCCTGGGTGCTGGCCCTGGGCAGCGGCACCTCGGGCGGCACGCTGGCACCGCTATTCACGGTGGGCAGCTGCCTCGGGGCGGCGCTTGGCCTGCTGGCCGGGATGCTCCTGCCGGGCCTCGGACTCGATCCGCGCCTGGCGGCCCTGGTGGGCATGGCGGCGATGTTCGCCGGCGCCTCCCGCGCACTGCTGACCTCGGTGATCTTCGCCTTCGAGACCACCCACCAGAGCGGCGCCCTGCTGCCCTTGCTCGCCGGCTGCACCGCCGCCTACCTGGTGTCGGCGCGCGCGATGTCCACCACGATCATGACGGAGAAGATCTTTCGCCGCGGAGTTCGGGTGCCGACCGATTACCAGGCGGACTTCCTCGAAGGCGTGCGGGTGGATGCTGTCTGCACCCGCGACGTGGTGTGCCTCGCGAGCGGGCAGACCCTGAAGGAGGCGCGCGCCTATATCGAGGCCGAACCGCTGCGCCTGCACCAGGGCTATCCGGTGCTCGACGCCCGGGGCGGGCTCGCCGGCGTACTGACGCGCCGCGACCTGCTCGATCCACAACGCGATCTGACCACCCTACTCGCCGAGTTGATCCGCCGCCCCGCGGTGACGATCGGCGGCTCGCACAGCCTCCGTGAGGCGGCCGACCACATGGTGACCGAAGGGGTGGGTCGCCTCGTCGTCGTGACCGAAGAGAACCCCGGCCGCATGATCGGCATCCTCACCCGCGGCGACCTACTGGGCGCGCATGTCGAACGCCTGCGGCAGAACCGCGAGGCACGTCGGCATGCGCTGCTGCCTTGGCGCAAGGGCGTGTCGGCCGGCTGA